In Glycine max cultivar Williams 82 chromosome 15, Glycine_max_v4.0, whole genome shotgun sequence, the DNA window TAAATAGAAAGTAATATTACATAAGTTAAATTGGGGTCTGGGGAGATGAAATTACTTTGGTCAGTAGATTAGCCTAGCGAGAAATACACACACAGGGCCAGCAGCTAGCAATACCACTgccaatatatatgtataatatcCCCCACAAAACCATTTTAAATAAGATTAAGGTTAGTTAAGTGATTTATAATCAGGAAAAAGGTGTTTATGGTAAGTTAAccaatttatgtttaaaaaggtgtttttgttaaaataaataaaagatgaaacaaAGAAAGAATGAGAAGATGTTAACCCTATATAAATTTCCACACTGTGCATTGttgaattattaattactaatttgtGTATTCAAGTTTTGCAATGCAAAGCTCTATGTAAATATAATGCCTTAATGCCCACCAGAgattatataaatttcaattgtGACTTTCCTTTAAGTTATCTTTTTTAGCAATAGGGGACTCGTAACggtatttaactattttaagGCACGGTAATGATAAATCTCATGTAAATAACACCCACGAAGCAGTAAGATCATATATCATGTACACAAATGAAGCACTGCCTGGTGATTAGTTCATGCCACATCACTCTTAAAATATTTTCGTAGAGTAACTTCATTTGCTTTAGAAGTTCTCattgtttatataaaagaaGTTCTCATTGTTTGTTTCCAACTTTTCATATATAGACATGGcaacaatatttaataatattcctgttaaatcaaaataaaatagatttaatttgttttaaaacaattgttaacttaattttttttaagtttctttcacattagaataattttaaattttaccatAATATCcttctaaataataaataagactTACCTTACCCTTTTATGTTCGAAAGACATCTTACCCTGGCCACATCATCTGTGTACATTTTGTAACATCAATTTTCAGAGGAAAATAAAAGCCAATAAAACTGAATCTCAAACTTAGATAGTTTTCATGAagtaataagtttaaaaaaatcgtGAAAAAATAACACTACTCAATTGGTTAAAGTTGCACATTACAAAACAACTGGTATACCAGGCACTTTCAGCTTAGAAAGATGATCGGCCACTAACTTGGTATACAATGCAAAGATCAAACCAAACCTTAGAATTTAgagatcaaaattcaaaataagtaaCAATAACTTTTACTGAAAGAAAAATGATGCATAGTGATatcatgaaatatttatttgtgttttgatccACGCTATTTGACAAGAGCACTCTAATTGAGAAATTACTGACAAATAATATTAGAAATATTCTCATGTTACAAATTTAGATTACTCCGGACAGCGTATATCATCCACGAAGAGGATTCTTATTGACTAAACGTGCATAAAGTCAAAGAACTATAGTAAACTTCAAAGATCAAGAGGCAGattattatttacaaaacaAGATGTAGCTGATGGAGAAAAATAACTTTATGACCATTATCTCAGGAAGTTGCGGGTTCAGCCCCATCGTGTAGGGCACAGCAAATTGTAGCTTTATGATGCCCTTGGTAAACTTTAATATCTTCACCAGTTGACATAGACCAGAGCCTCGCAGTTGTATCAGAGGAAGCTGCAACGACAATATGTGACTTAAATAGATGGAACGATGATTTAACAAATTCTAAAGATCAGATCTGTTTACATGACTATCAAGCACAATAATTGCAGCCCGTCCAAATACACAATTGATAATGCAAGGACTAGTTTGCTGTCAAAAATATCATGGAGTGAcagtgtaaattttttacataacATCACTTCGAAGTTACTCTCCTGTTTCTGTATCTGGTAGCTGAATGGCAATAACTAAGTGgataaatattgaaaattgcCAAGTTAGTACCTGTAATAAGGTAGGCGCCATCCACGGAGAAGACACAGTCCCACACCCAGCGTTGGTGACCTGGGAAGCACAGCCAGCCTCAGTCagggaaaatgaaattttgggaaATGAGGTGGGAATTGAGAAAGCATTTGATAATCACAAGACTTCATGAATTACCTATAAGAGTTTTTTCTAGGGTAAAACCATCAACATTCCATATTTTGACAGTATGATCAGAAGATGCAGTTGCCAAGTACCTAAAAGAATAACACCAACAAAGAAATATTGACATCTTACTGAAACAATGAGGCATATCAATACTTATTGACAATGAAATTATCAGGACTGGGGCTGGAACATTGAATTGGTCCCTTATCCAGCAAAGGTGACGGATATATTAAAATGCTTAGACCAAGACACAGCCATCCAGTAAAACAGTGTTAGACAAATTTTAGAGAACCAGCTAGGGGTGCTATTACATGTTTGATGCTTCCAATTTAAACTGTGGTTACAACTTGAATATTGCCAGCTATAGGGATTTAAATACTATAAAACcatattgaataagcaagtgcaGTGAAACCCAGCTTCATGCCAATGGACCATGAATATGACTTGGAACAAAAGGTGAGCTTCACTGCATTTGCTTGATTGTAGAACAAAAGCACACAGGAGAAGATTTTTAACTAAGGGGTCATAGTCTCCCAGAGTTTATACAGTTATACTCATCAACATAGCATGTGTGTGTGAGGTTGTGAGCATGTGCGCACATTTACGTTGAAGGAGCTCATGTTCAATTCAGCACATCATTTTCATCACAAAAAAATTTCAGTGccaatattttagtttttcctAAACAGACCCTTAACCTATGACCCTTATTTGCAATTGTTTTACAATTCCAATAGTTGAACCACTGGCCTGTTCACTTGAACATGACCTTTGCCATGTCTGGGTTTAATAAGATGATGAGGAATAAAAGAAATGCAAAAATATGAGCATAATCTTTATAACCTGTGGGGTTCACAGAACTCGGGTGATAAAAGACATTTGAGGATGTATCCCTTGTGTGCTTGCAGCTTGTGAAGAGGCTCAAAGTTTGTCATTGTCTGCATAGAGACATAATCCACTGGGACAAATAAGTAAAGTTTGAtatgagggtaatctcattttaatatttttgtgaagGTACAACCTGAGTCCCTCGCAACAAGCGCCACACATAACATGTCCCGTGATTATTTGCTGCAACTACCAAGCTCCCATCCCACATTACTGTTAAAGAGCGTACAGCTGTATCCACCTCTGGAACCTACATTTCTTCCACAGATTGAAAATAATGTTTCAaccataattattttatcaaaagatgagagaaaaaagagaggacAAAATGAGATCCACTGATTCTTAGGAATTAAGACTATCAACCTAAGAACAAGGAAATTGGGGAATTACATTTCTCCAAAaggcaaaagtataaaaaaacctATAAGACATATAATTGCTGCAGAAAGAACCCTTTGGTGAAGCATGACAATTGAATGCATATTACTATATTAGAGTACATGTGGGAGGTCAAAGAGAAGCATCATGTGCTTTTGCAAGGTGTATGCCTATAGAGTTAGAACTACAAGACTTATAATTTAGACAGTtcattcttaataaatattattttggatttttttcttggatagaaaatattttgaatcttGATCCTACAGTGATATccatattcaataaaaaaaggtCATAACTAATACCAATTCGCAACTG includes these proteins:
- the LOC100781599 gene encoding Target of rapamycin complex subunit LST8-like codes for the protein MSQPTVILATASYDHTIRFWEAKSGRCYRTIQYPDSQVNRLEITPDKRFLAAAGNPHIRLFDVNSNSPQPVMSYDSHTNNVMAVGFQCDGNWMYSGSEDGTVKIWDLRAPGCQREYESRAAVNTVVLHPNQTELISGDQNGNIRVWDLTANSCSCELVPEVDTAVRSLTVMWDGSLVVAANNHGTCYVWRLLRGTQTMTNFEPLHKLQAHKGYILKCLLSPEFCEPHRYLATASSDHTVKIWNVDGFTLEKTLIGHQRWVWDCVFSVDGAYLITASSDTTARLWSMSTGEDIKVYQGHHKATICCALHDGAEPATS